From the Nymphalis io chromosome 1, ilAglIoxx1.1, whole genome shotgun sequence genome, one window contains:
- the LOC126770014 gene encoding GPI mannosyltransferase 4 isoform X1: MFLKTQIFKAISFKNPVKLPLSYWILVFIRFALTLIPQRGYIHPDEFFQNVEVISGDIFTIDVARTWEFNPKFPVRNIFVPKIILGPPLHLIRIINPYTKNLINIDLKTPYYLLTLPRLFICFLSLINDYCLYRICTMYGQNFRNRLNIFATSYVILVYCCRSFSNAFEMIFFSILLFLVAECMFKSDVVIYHNEFLNEKYKQAKTIVEKVKIYKLTTHLPDHSLNHVIPIATIVVIGIFNRPTFIGFAFPPLFFWLHRGLGSKVVGFKDFHYRIFVLLFCGIPSTLLLILVDSGYYGYLTMADIESLKLSWNNWVVTPLNFLRYNSDKRNLIEHGLHPRWLHIAVNVPLLFNVIGLMAFFTILIHVYRFVRGQYSKLPRIQSITGLMIFAIIVPVGILSLFPHQEARFIIPVLVPLVFLYGNNLYPNDSDTKRIKLLKKLLRMVWYTLNIVLTLFFGFIHQGGIYPFASNLHREIKSSYGVHTHVITTHSYSIPTFLLQLESTNTIYKDKRSGHKYKLAPTTFLNKYGSMPMENIFIKVDEVLTNAEILLHKYERQYRFYLVSPCSLEHKLRHESSKYPHIDVKEEFSYYPHFCSEALPEFPNRYDNFCSEHNMLRANESRAVDLTMYQRISCFFKRFCLRVYRINPATNFLIDF; encoded by the exons atgtttttgaaaacGCAGATTTTTAAGGCAATTTCATTTAAGAATCCAGTGAAGTTGCCTTTATCGTATTggattttagtttttataagatTTGCTTTGACTTTGATACCGCAAAGAGGATATATACACCCAGATGAGTTCTTTCAAAATGTAGAAGTGATTTCAG GTGATATATTTACAATAGATGTTGCAAGAACTTGGGAGTTCAACCCTAAATTTCCTGTACGAAACATTTTTGTACCTAAAATCATATTAGGCCCACCCCTTCACCTTATACGAATCATCAACCCTTATACAAAAAATCTTATCAATATTGACTTGAAAACCCCCTATTACTTACTCACATTGCCGAGGTTATTTATTTGCTTCCTCTCACTCATTAATGATTACtgtttatatagaatatgtacTATGTATGGACAGAATTTTAGAAATAGACTTAACATATTCGCTACTTCTTATGTGATACTTGTGTATTGCTGTAGAAGTTTTTCTAATGCTTTTGAAATGATATTTTTCTCTATTCTTTTATTTCTGGTAGCTGAATGTATGTTTAAGTCGGATGTGGTAATATATCACAATGaatttttgaatgaaaaatataagcaaGCAAAAACGATAGtggaaaaagtaaaaatttataaactgACAACTCACCTACCTGATCATTCATTGAATCATGTTATACCTATTGCAACAATTGTAGTGATAGGGATATTTAATCGTCCAACTTTTATAGGGTTTGCATTCCCACCTTTATTTTTCTGGTTACACAGGGGCTTGGGATCTAAGGTAGTGGGATTTAAAGACTTCCATTACAGAAtatttgtattacttttttgtGGAATACCCTCCACTCTTTTACTGATTCTAGTAGATTCGGGCTATTATGGCTATCTAACTATGGCTGACATTGAATCACTAAAATTATCTTGGAATAACTGGGTCGTGACACCTTTGAACTTCTTACGATATAATTCTGATAAGAGGAACCTCATTGAACACGGACTTCATCCACGCTGGCTCCACATCGCCGTCAACGTACCGCTACTATTTAATGTGATTGGTCTAATGGCTTTCTTCACAATATTGATACATGTTTACAG ATTCGTCCGCGGGCAATACAGTAAGTTACCAAGGATACAAAGCATCACAGGGCTGATGATATTTGCAATTATTGTTCCCGTTGGAATATTATCTCTTTTTCCACACCAAGAGGCTCGCTTTATCATACCTGTACTGGTGCCGCTGGTTTTCTTGTACGGTAATAATTTATACCCAAACGACAGCGATACTAAAAGAATCAAGCTATTGAAGAAACTCCTTCGCATGGTATGGTATACCCTGAACATAGTGTTAACGTTGTTTTTCGGTTTTATTCATCAGGGTGGTATTTACCCGTTTGCTAGTAATCTTCATCGAGAAATTAAAAGTTCATACGGAGTGCACACTCACGTTATTACGACGCATAGTTACAGCATACCGACTTTTCTTCTTCAATTGGAAAGCACGAATACAATCTATAAAGACAAGAGATCCGGTCACAAGTATAAACTAGCACCGACgacctttttaaataaatacggcTCAATGCCgatggaaaatatatttataaaagtagatGAAGTTTTAACGAATGcagaaatattattacataaatatgagAGACAGTATAGGTTCTACCTCGTCTCACCGTGTTCTTTGGAGCATAAATTAAGACACGAGAGCAGTAAATATCCTCACATCGATGTGAAGGAAGAATTTTCCTACTACCCTCACTTTTGTTCGGAGGCACTTCCTGAATTTCCTAACAGGTATGATAACTTCTGTTCTGAACATAACATGCTACGAGCGAATGAATCTCGCGCCGTTGATCTGACAATGTACCAAAGAATCTCATGTTTCTTTAAAAGATTTTGCTTGAGAGTATATCGAATAAATCCCGCAACGAACTTTTTAATCGATTTTTAG
- the LOC126770267 gene encoding methyltransferase-like protein 25B, whose product MNKQEETVKTALHMCLRVIKMYDWLLNLYVLDFFVDNHWMKLPMSWQQCFRDMDPKDLGDIITGEKNKYILPLSFLALLKAVTSLNLPRTGYKYKCSIINQELQDNIGHPKLKNLYVKHVKLKKRHEINMMSDFVYSTALKSQCNAVLDFGSGLGHLVRILGYKYNLSAVGIEMQTQLTEEARKLDLEFEYTAKKHLTEECMSNLRRPTHFNVTLTSLDQLHKISLPNTVNNYGLIGLHPCGDLGPLLIKHFVKSDKVKFICVVGCCYMKISCNNDPCGYPMSRYVRQLDNSLTFVSREIACHAIETYCQKLCRGDYRDLKVHAYRAALEKILVGMDPEFKHMPIRSVKHTNDMSFESYCEAALQHSPLKPLQTKNVEEELKQWKRVVVLYTLRLMMAPLVETVILLDRLLFILEHGIPCAIYPVFDPKISPRNHIIVGIKS is encoded by the exons atgaataaacaaGAAGAAACTGTAAAAACAGCCCTGCATATGTGCTTAAGAGTCATAAAAATGTACGACTGGCTTCTGAATCTCTATGTTTTG gattTCTTTGTTGATAATCACTGGATGAAACTACCAATGTCATGGCAACAATGTTTTAGAGATATGGACCCAAAAGATTTGGGTGACATTATTACTGGggaaaagaataaatatatattacctcTCTCTTTCTTAGCTTTGTTAAAAGCTGTTACCAGTCTTAACTTACCTCGCACTGGGTACAAATACAAATGTTCAATAATTAATCAGGAGTTGCAAGACAATATAGGCCACCCTAAACTTAAAAACTTATACGTAAagcatgttaaattaaaaaaaagacatgaaATCAATATGATGTCTGATTTCGTGTATAGTACAGCTCTGAAGAGTCAGTGTAATGCAGTACTAGATTTTGGATCTGGTTTGGGACACTTAGTAAGAATACTCggctataaatataacttatcagCTGTGGGAATTGAAATGCAAACTCAGTTGACAGAGGAAGCTAG aAAACTTGATTTAGAATTTGAATACACTGCAAAGAAACATTTAACAGAAGAATGTATGTCGAATCTCCGTAGACCAACACATTTTAATGTCACATTGACTTCATTAGATcagttacataaaatatcattacCAAATACTGTTAACAATTATGGTTTAATTGGTCTTCATCCATGTGGTGATTTAGGTCCATTATTGATTAAGCACTTTGTTAAAAGTGACAAGGTGAAATTTATATGTGTTGTGGGTTGCTGTTACATGAAAATATCATGCAATAATGACCCTTGTGGTTATCCAATGAGCAGATATGTGAGACAGTTAGATAATTCATTGACTTTCGTTAGTAGAGAGATAGCTTGCCATGCAATAGAAACATATTGCCAGAAGTTGTGTAGAGGTGACTATAGAGATTTAAAG GTACATGCATACAGAGCCgcattagaaaaaatattggtaGGAATGGATCCTGAATTTAAGCATATGCCAATCAGAAGTGTGAAGCACACCAATGATATGTCATTTGAAAG CTATTGTGAAGCAGCTCTTCAGCATTCTCCTCTCAAACCACTTCAAACTAAAAATGTAGAGGAGGAATTGAAGCAGTGGAAACGCGTAGTTGTTTTGTACACGTTACGACTCATGATGGCGCCACTAGTAGAAACTGTCATCCTTCTGGACAggctattgtttattttagaacATG GTATACCCTGTGCAATATATCCCGTCTTTGATCCGAAGATATCTCCACGCAATCACATAATTGTTGGAATAAAGTCTTAA
- the LOC126770014 gene encoding GPI mannosyltransferase 4 isoform X2: protein MFLKTQIFKAISFKNPVKLPLSYWILVFIRFALTLIPQRGYIHPDEFFQNVEVISGDIFTIDVARTWEFNPKFPVRNIFVPKIILGPPLHLIRIINPYTKNLINIDLKTPYYLLTLPRLFICFLSLINDYCLYRICTMYGQNFRNRLNIFATSYVILVYCCRSFSNAFEMIFFSILLFLVAECMFKSDVVIYHNEFLNEKYKQAKTIVEKVKIYKLTTHLPDHSLNHVIPIATIVVIGIFNRPTFIGFAFPPLFFWLHRGLGSKVVGFKDFHYRIFVLLFCGIPSTLLLILVDSGYYGYLTMADIESLKLSWNNWVVTPLNFLRYNSDKRNLIEHGLHPRWLHIAVNVPLLFNVIGLMAFFTILIHVYRFVRGQYSKLPRIQSITGLMIFAIIVPVGILSLFPHQEARFIIPVLVPLVFLYGWYLPVC, encoded by the exons atgtttttgaaaacGCAGATTTTTAAGGCAATTTCATTTAAGAATCCAGTGAAGTTGCCTTTATCGTATTggattttagtttttataagatTTGCTTTGACTTTGATACCGCAAAGAGGATATATACACCCAGATGAGTTCTTTCAAAATGTAGAAGTGATTTCAG GTGATATATTTACAATAGATGTTGCAAGAACTTGGGAGTTCAACCCTAAATTTCCTGTACGAAACATTTTTGTACCTAAAATCATATTAGGCCCACCCCTTCACCTTATACGAATCATCAACCCTTATACAAAAAATCTTATCAATATTGACTTGAAAACCCCCTATTACTTACTCACATTGCCGAGGTTATTTATTTGCTTCCTCTCACTCATTAATGATTACtgtttatatagaatatgtacTATGTATGGACAGAATTTTAGAAATAGACTTAACATATTCGCTACTTCTTATGTGATACTTGTGTATTGCTGTAGAAGTTTTTCTAATGCTTTTGAAATGATATTTTTCTCTATTCTTTTATTTCTGGTAGCTGAATGTATGTTTAAGTCGGATGTGGTAATATATCACAATGaatttttgaatgaaaaatataagcaaGCAAAAACGATAGtggaaaaagtaaaaatttataaactgACAACTCACCTACCTGATCATTCATTGAATCATGTTATACCTATTGCAACAATTGTAGTGATAGGGATATTTAATCGTCCAACTTTTATAGGGTTTGCATTCCCACCTTTATTTTTCTGGTTACACAGGGGCTTGGGATCTAAGGTAGTGGGATTTAAAGACTTCCATTACAGAAtatttgtattacttttttgtGGAATACCCTCCACTCTTTTACTGATTCTAGTAGATTCGGGCTATTATGGCTATCTAACTATGGCTGACATTGAATCACTAAAATTATCTTGGAATAACTGGGTCGTGACACCTTTGAACTTCTTACGATATAATTCTGATAAGAGGAACCTCATTGAACACGGACTTCATCCACGCTGGCTCCACATCGCCGTCAACGTACCGCTACTATTTAATGTGATTGGTCTAATGGCTTTCTTCACAATATTGATACATGTTTACAG ATTCGTCCGCGGGCAATACAGTAAGTTACCAAGGATACAAAGCATCACAGGGCTGATGATATTTGCAATTATTGTTCCCGTTGGAATATTATCTCTTTTTCCACACCAAGAGGCTCGCTTTATCATACCTGTACTGGTGCCGCTGGTTTTCTTGTACG GGTGGTATTTACCCGTTTGCTAG